Proteins co-encoded in one Stomoxys calcitrans chromosome 5, idStoCalc2.1, whole genome shotgun sequence genomic window:
- the LOC106080705 gene encoding protein takeout: MITKIYSTSFIFALLFQFCLTKLPPSIVPCHRDNPELEKCIIDAVENLRPLLATGDLGEGYQSPPLEPLYLDNIELGRGRQFEAVFSEMMVKGGSNFIINKLSANATNLSFDLVLTLPRLDFTGKYFMKLNVLLINIQGRGNMRGFCENAKALVKIRGVRVPMPDGLEYVRFTRLPLKINIDVFKLHLDNLFNGDRVLGEVGNTIINDNQDLYLQEIIPGLERGLSKKFLDIANMMMANTTFDEMFPL; encoded by the exons CTCCCTCCATAGTTCCTTGTCATCGAGATAACCCTGAGTTAGAAAAATGTATTATTGATGCTGTGGAAAATCTAAGGCCTCTGCTGGCAACGGGAGACCTAGGTGAGGGATACCAATCACCCCCGCTGGAACCCCTTTATTTGGATAACATAGAGTTGGGTCGTGGTCGACAATTTGAAGCTGTATTCAGTGAGATGATGGTTAAGGGTGGCAGTAATTTTATAATCAACAAATTATC AGCCAATGCTACCAATCTGTCCTTTGATTTGGTATTGACTCTGCCTAGACTGGATTTTACCGGAAAATATTTCATGAAGCTCAATGTTTTATTGATAAATATACAAGGTCGAGGAAATATGAGAGGATTTTGTG aaaatgcCAAGGCTTTGGTGAAAATTCGTGGTGTTCGTGTCCCCATGCCCGATGGTTTGGAGTATGTCAGATTTACTCGTTTACCCTTAAAAATCAACATCGATGTTTTCAAACTACATTTAGATAATCTCTTCAACGGTGATCGTGTTTTGGGTGAAGTTGGCAACACCATAATCAACGACAATCAAGATTTGTATCTGCAAGAGATTATACCTGGCCTGGAGCGAGGTTTATCAAAGAAATTCTTAGATATTGCCAATATGATGATGGCCAATACaacttttgatgaaatgttTCCTTTGTAG